In Syntrophotaleaceae bacterium, a genomic segment contains:
- a CDS encoding 3-isopropylmalate dehydratase large subunit has protein sequence MGKTIAQKIFEAHLRDEPFPGTYVLDLDRVLCHEITTPVAIADLEWRGKDRVFDRHKIKAVIDHVTPAKDSKTAIQGKILRDWAKRHEIADFFDIGQNGVCHVLFPEKGFIRPGFTVIMGDSHTCTHGAFGAFAAGVGTTDLEVGILKGVCAFRKPASILVNITGKLPEQVVSKDVILHVIGLLGVNGATDRVIEFRGPVVDAMSMDARMTLTNMAIEAGGTCGICLPDQVTVDYLWPFISSEYASKEAALADFRKWHSDADADYERVIDLDVSNLEPQVTYDYKPDCVKSARDMQGTPVNQVYIGTCTNGRLEDLEQAAAVLKGRKLAPGVRGILSPASPKIFRQAMDQGILAIFMEAGFCITNPTCGACLGMSNGVLAPGEACAATSNRNFQGRMGQGGMVHLMSPATAAATGVKGVITDPRDL, from the coding sequence ATGGGAAAGACAATCGCTCAAAAGATCTTCGAGGCTCATCTGCGGGATGAGCCGTTTCCGGGAACCTACGTGCTCGATCTGGACCGAGTGCTCTGCCACGAGATAACCACCCCCGTTGCCATCGCCGACCTCGAATGGCGGGGCAAGGACCGGGTGTTCGATCGACATAAGATCAAGGCCGTGATCGATCATGTCACGCCCGCCAAGGACAGCAAGACCGCCATTCAGGGGAAGATCCTGCGGGATTGGGCCAAGCGGCACGAGATTGCCGACTTCTTCGATATCGGACAGAACGGCGTCTGTCATGTTCTGTTTCCAGAAAAGGGGTTCATCCGCCCGGGATTCACGGTGATCATGGGCGATAGCCACACCTGTACTCATGGCGCTTTCGGGGCTTTTGCCGCCGGGGTCGGCACCACCGACCTGGAAGTGGGCATTCTCAAGGGGGTCTGCGCCTTCCGCAAGCCGGCCAGCATCCTGGTCAACATCACCGGCAAGCTGCCTGAACAGGTGGTGTCCAAGGACGTCATCCTCCATGTCATCGGCCTGCTGGGCGTCAACGGCGCCACCGACCGGGTGATCGAATTCCGCGGTCCCGTCGTCGACGCCATGAGCATGGACGCCCGCATGACTCTGACCAACATGGCCATCGAGGCCGGCGGCACCTGCGGCATCTGCCTGCCCGACCAGGTGACCGTCGACTACCTGTGGCCTTTCATCAGCAGCGAGTATGCAAGCAAGGAAGCGGCTCTGGCGGATTTCCGCAAATGGCATTCCGACGCCGATGCCGACTACGAACGGGTGATCGACCTCGACGTCTCGAATCTCGAGCCTCAAGTCACCTATGACTACAAGCCCGATTGCGTCAAGTCCGCCAGGGACATGCAGGGCACCCCGGTGAACCAGGTCTATATCGGCACCTGCACCAACGGTCGACTCGAGGATCTGGAGCAGGCCGCCGCCGTACTCAAGGGGCGCAAGCTGGCTCCCGGCGTCCGCGGCATCCTGTCGCCGGCGTCGCCCAAAATATTCCGCCAGGCCATGGATCAGGGGATTCTCGCGATCTTCATGGAGGCCGGTTTCTGCATTACCAATCCGACCTGCGGCGCCTGCCTCGGCATGAGCAACGGGGTGCTGGCCCCCGGAGAAGCCTGCGCCGCCACCAGCAACCGGAATTTCCAGGGACGCATGGGGCAGGGGGGGATGGTTCATCTCATGAGCCCGGCTACGGCCGCGGCCACCGGCGTCAAGGGGGTCATTACCGACCCGAGGGACCTGTAA
- a CDS encoding 3-isopropylmalate dehydratase small subunit has protein sequence MNRTFGGQAIFLDRSDINTDEIIPARYLTEVTKDALKPYLLEDLSLPGFDPQGEALRQATVIVTRKNFGCGSSREHAPWSLEVNGIYTVIAEGYARIFRQNMFNCGMLAIELPSADIDRLFALSKLGTVKIAVDLAGQQLTATAGGREERFSFAVSSFDKALVEAGGWVEFADARY, from the coding sequence ATGAACAGAACATTCGGCGGACAGGCCATTTTTCTGGACCGGTCCGATATCAATACCGACGAAATCATCCCCGCCCGTTACCTGACCGAGGTCACCAAGGATGCACTCAAGCCCTACCTGCTCGAGGACCTGAGCCTGCCCGGTTTCGATCCCCAGGGGGAAGCTCTGCGACAGGCGACTGTCATCGTCACCCGCAAGAATTTCGGCTGCGGTTCGTCCCGCGAGCACGCTCCCTGGTCCCTGGAGGTCAACGGCATCTACACGGTGATCGCCGAGGGCTACGCGCGCATCTTCCGCCAGAACATGTTCAACTGCGGCATGCTGGCCATCGAACTTCCATCCGCAGACATCGATCGGCTCTTCGCCCTGTCGAAGCTGGGTACGGTGAAAATCGCCGTCGACCTGGCCGGTCAGCAGCTGACAGCGACCGCAGGCGGCCGGGAGGAGCGGTTCAGCTTCGCCGTCTCCTCCTTCGACAAGGCCCTGGTTGAAGCCGGAGGCTGGGTGGAGTTCGCCGACGCGCGTTACTGA
- a CDS encoding 3-isopropylmalate dehydrogenase → MKSYNIALMPGDGTGPEVLREGVKVLDAVSSIYGIKFNYQEYDFGGERYMRTGECLPDSAIGELKKHDSIYLGAIGHPDVKPGILELGILLKLRFALDQYINLRPVKLYPNVETPLKDKGPEHIDFVVVRENTGGIYTGMGGATMVGTSQEIATQLMVYSRPVVERCIRYAYEYARKRNRKKTLTLVHKCNVLTHVGDLWVRTHKEVGDADFPDIKQDYNHVDACTMWMVKSPEFYDVIVTANLFGDIITDLGAMIQGGMGIAAGGNINPQGVSMFEPIGGSAPKYTGKNVINPLAAICSAGMMLETLGEDAAAKAIDKAVNDALASGRIKSLSAGKMGMGTTEIGDYVASLVK, encoded by the coding sequence ATGAAATCCTACAATATCGCTCTGATGCCCGGTGACGGCACCGGCCCCGAAGTTCTGCGCGAAGGCGTAAAGGTGCTGGACGCCGTTTCCTCCATTTACGGTATCAAGTTCAACTACCAGGAGTACGACTTCGGCGGCGAACGCTACATGCGCACCGGTGAATGCCTTCCCGACAGCGCCATCGGCGAGTTGAAGAAACATGATTCGATCTACCTGGGCGCCATCGGCCATCCCGACGTCAAACCGGGGATCCTGGAACTGGGCATCCTGCTCAAGCTCCGTTTCGCGCTGGACCAGTACATCAACCTGCGGCCGGTCAAGCTCTATCCCAACGTCGAAACCCCGCTCAAGGACAAAGGCCCCGAGCATATCGATTTCGTCGTCGTCCGCGAAAATACCGGCGGCATCTATACCGGCATGGGCGGTGCGACCATGGTCGGCACCTCACAGGAGATCGCCACCCAGCTGATGGTCTACAGCCGCCCGGTCGTCGAGCGCTGCATCCGCTATGCCTATGAATACGCCCGCAAGCGGAACAGGAAAAAGACCCTGACCCTGGTCCACAAGTGCAACGTCCTGACCCACGTCGGCGACCTCTGGGTTCGCACCCACAAGGAAGTGGGTGACGCCGACTTCCCCGACATCAAGCAGGATTACAACCATGTCGACGCCTGCACCATGTGGATGGTGAAAAGCCCCGAATTCTACGATGTGATCGTCACCGCCAACCTCTTCGGTGACATCATCACCGACCTCGGCGCCATGATCCAGGGCGGTATGGGCATCGCCGCCGGCGGCAACATCAATCCGCAAGGGGTCTCCATGTTCGAACCGATCGGCGGCAGCGCGCCGAAGTATACCGGCAAGAATGTCATCAATCCCCTGGCCGCCATCTGCTCGGCCGGTATGATGCTTGAAACACTCGGCGAAGACGCCGCCGCCAAGGCCATCGACAAGGCGGTGAACGACGCCCTGGCTTCCGGCAGGATCAAGAGCCTTTCCGCCGGCAAGATGGGCATGGGCACTACCGAGATCGGGGATTACGTCGCCTCGCTGGTGAAATAA
- a CDS encoding aspartate-semialdehyde dehydrogenase has translation MAKQFNVAVAGATGAVGQQMLEVLAERKFPIKELRLLASERSEGKFLEFKGEQLMVQKLDKNSFAGIDIALFSAGGSRSEEFCPIAAAAGAVCVDNSSAWRMDPDVPLVVPEVNPQDIALYKNKGIIANPNCSTIQMVVALKPLHDFGTIKRIVVSTYQAVSGTGRNAIDELRIQCGELLNGRPVECKVYPHQIAFNCLPQIDVFLDNGYTKEEMKMVNETRKILGDSKIGVTATTVRVPVFYSHSESVNVETAVKITVEKARELLAKAPGVKLVDDVAHLEYPMAIDAAGQDLTFVGRIREDASVANALNLWVVADNLRKGAATNAVQIAEILAEKYL, from the coding sequence ATGGCCAAACAATTCAATGTCGCTGTTGCCGGCGCCACCGGCGCCGTTGGACAACAGATGCTCGAAGTCCTCGCGGAACGCAAATTTCCCATAAAAGAACTGCGTTTGCTCGCCTCGGAGCGTTCCGAAGGCAAGTTTCTGGAGTTCAAAGGCGAGCAGTTGATGGTACAGAAGCTGGACAAGAATTCCTTCGCCGGCATCGATATCGCCCTGTTCAGCGCCGGCGGCTCCCGCAGCGAGGAGTTCTGCCCCATCGCCGCCGCCGCCGGAGCGGTCTGCGTCGACAACTCCAGCGCCTGGCGTATGGATCCCGACGTGCCCCTGGTGGTGCCCGAGGTCAATCCCCAGGACATCGCCCTGTACAAGAACAAGGGGATCATTGCCAACCCCAACTGCTCCACCATCCAGATGGTGGTGGCTCTCAAGCCTCTGCACGATTTCGGCACCATCAAGCGGATCGTGGTCTCCACCTATCAGGCTGTTTCCGGCACGGGGCGCAATGCCATCGACGAACTGCGCATCCAGTGCGGCGAACTGCTCAACGGGCGTCCCGTCGAGTGCAAAGTCTATCCCCATCAGATCGCCTTCAACTGTCTGCCGCAGATCGACGTCTTCCTGGATAACGGCTATACCAAGGAAGAGATGAAGATGGTCAACGAGACCCGCAAGATTCTCGGGGACTCCAAGATCGGGGTCACGGCCACCACCGTCCGGGTGCCGGTCTTCTACAGCCACAGCGAGTCGGTCAATGTCGAGACCGCTGTCAAGATCACGGTCGAAAAGGCACGTGAGCTTCTGGCAAAAGCCCCCGGCGTAAAACTGGTCGACGATGTCGCCCACCTGGAATACCCCATGGCCATCGACGCCGCCGGACAGGACCTGACCTTCGTCGGCCGCATCCGGGAGGATGCATCGGTCGCCAACGCCCTCAACCTCTGGGTGGTGGCTGACAACCTGCGCAAAGGCGCAGCCACCAATGCCGTGCAGATTGCGGAGATTCTGGCAGAAAAATATCTCTGA
- the truA gene encoding tRNA pseudouridine(38-40) synthase TruA: MRTIKLTLEYDGTEYVGWQRQPNGLSIQQIVEEALGQVLQASVRLHSSGRTDAGVHARGMIAHFRTDRNLPLSAFREGVNRYLPRDIAIRAAEEAAENFHSRFDARGKWYRYTLYLNQVPSPLQWRYSWHIRGSLDLQAMADAARGFVGLHDFSAFRTAGCEARSTEKEIYSFEILREGDLVHLDVKGSGFLRNMVRVMVGTLVEIGFGKRPASDVGALLAAGSGISPGATAPPQGLCLMEVWY; this comes from the coding sequence ATGAGAACCATCAAGCTGACTCTGGAATACGACGGCACCGAATATGTCGGCTGGCAGCGGCAACCCAACGGGCTCTCCATTCAGCAGATCGTTGAAGAGGCCCTGGGGCAGGTACTGCAGGCATCGGTCCGTCTGCACAGTTCCGGCCGCACCGATGCTGGGGTGCATGCCCGCGGTATGATCGCTCATTTCCGCACCGACAGGAACCTGCCCCTATCGGCCTTCCGGGAAGGGGTCAATCGCTATTTGCCGCGGGACATTGCCATCAGGGCCGCCGAAGAGGCCGCAGAGAATTTTCATTCCCGGTTCGATGCCCGGGGCAAATGGTATCGCTACACCCTTTATCTGAATCAAGTGCCTTCCCCCCTGCAGTGGCGATATTCCTGGCACATCCGTGGTTCCCTCGATCTGCAGGCAATGGCCGATGCCGCCAGGGGTTTTGTCGGGCTCCATGATTTCTCGGCATTCCGGACGGCAGGCTGCGAGGCACGCAGCACCGAAAAGGAAATCTACTCCTTCGAGATCCTTCGCGAAGGTGATCTGGTGCATCTGGATGTCAAGGGAAGCGGCTTTCTGCGCAACATGGTCCGGGTGATGGTCGGCACCCTGGTCGAAATCGGCTTCGGCAAGCGCCCCGCTTCCGATGTTGGTGCACTGCTTGCAGCAGGTTCAGGCATTTCTCCTGGAGCCACCGCCCCCCCTCAGGGTCTTTGCCTGATGGAGGTCTGGTATTGA
- a CDS encoding omptin family outer membrane protease produces MSNLISPARILTSICCFFFILNNPAEGEISASVGGGYLAGDTQYQVGGTVVDATGVYEIHFPLSELKFPLDAFMVKGTVNVDFAKRWSLMASAATNITDDTGNMEDSDWGIFNGSTADTLDVYSESDTDMEALLLEGKISCKVGQFSIDRKNRSDIFFSWFVGLGYKYQKFDFDISNLDQWYPSAPAIPHDIVPGVVLTYEAEYQIPYLDLSLEMNVAQKFLLHLGGAYAPFVDFKDEDHHLLRGLSYYSDHDWEGDAWFVRLKGRYDFHPRWFIVVDAEAMRIESEGRSHAYLAGTWSHTIDNRVESEQYSAYLSIGCDF; encoded by the coding sequence ATGTCGAACTTGATTTCCCCGGCCAGAATCCTGACATCGATCTGCTGTTTCTTTTTTATTTTGAACAACCCGGCTGAAGGAGAAATCTCCGCCTCAGTGGGAGGCGGCTATCTGGCCGGCGACACCCAATATCAGGTCGGCGGCACGGTAGTTGATGCGACGGGAGTCTACGAGATCCACTTCCCCCTGAGTGAACTGAAATTTCCCCTTGACGCATTTATGGTCAAGGGCACCGTCAATGTCGATTTTGCCAAGCGCTGGTCGTTGATGGCCAGTGCCGCGACCAACATCACCGATGATACCGGGAATATGGAGGATTCGGACTGGGGCATTTTTAACGGGAGCACAGCTGATACCCTGGACGTCTACTCTGAATCTGATACGGACATGGAGGCGCTGCTCCTCGAAGGGAAGATTTCCTGTAAGGTTGGCCAGTTCAGTATCGATCGGAAAAACAGGTCGGACATCTTTTTTTCCTGGTTTGTCGGGCTTGGCTACAAATACCAGAAATTCGATTTTGATATTTCAAACCTCGACCAATGGTACCCTTCTGCCCCTGCAATCCCGCATGATATTGTTCCCGGAGTGGTTCTGACCTACGAGGCCGAATATCAGATCCCCTATCTGGACCTGTCCCTGGAAATGAATGTGGCGCAGAAGTTTCTTTTGCACCTCGGCGGAGCCTATGCGCCTTTTGTCGATTTCAAGGATGAAGACCACCATCTTCTGCGGGGCCTGTCCTACTATTCGGATCATGACTGGGAGGGCGACGCCTGGTTTGTCCGCCTGAAAGGGCGATATGATTTCCATCCGCGCTGGTTCATCGTTGTAGATGCCGAAGCGATGCGTATCGAGTCGGAAGGACGGTCCCATGCCTACCTCGCAGGCACATGGAGTCATACGATCGACAACAGAGTCGAAAGCGAGCAGTACAGCGCCTACCTGTCGATCGGCTGCGATTTCTGA
- a CDS encoding PilZ domain-containing protein has product MATESVDRRKHGRAYFSIEDNIKGLFIFVRETEIFFSASILNVSRGGLHFSLNKEMRIFPKIGDKLRLVKLEGEAALDIELNIELEVQWILDHETLDHIGCGCEFIYVSKAGQDRLSDFIDSQYVGRQVPKPRP; this is encoded by the coding sequence ATGGCAACTGAGAGTGTTGACAGGAGAAAGCACGGCAGGGCTTATTTTTCCATCGAAGATAACATCAAAGGCCTTTTCATTTTTGTTCGTGAGACGGAAATCTTTTTCAGCGCCTCTATACTCAACGTCAGCAGAGGCGGGTTGCATTTTTCATTGAATAAAGAAATGCGTATTTTCCCCAAGATCGGGGACAAGCTAAGACTTGTCAAATTAGAAGGGGAAGCGGCCTTGGACATCGAACTCAACATCGAGCTTGAGGTTCAATGGATCCTGGATCATGAGACCCTTGACCATATCGGCTGCGGATGCGAGTTCATCTATGTATCGAAAGCGGGCCAGGATAGATTGTCTGATTTTATCGACTCGCAATATGTCGGCAGGCAGGTGCCAAAGCCCCGTCCTTGA